In Rhodamnia argentea isolate NSW1041297 chromosome 4, ASM2092103v1, whole genome shotgun sequence, the following proteins share a genomic window:
- the LOC115736076 gene encoding uncharacterized protein LOC115736076, translating to MLCLWEEWSIQVFVLLGLIFQMVPAVLGSRRKISSAKTIRIVIWATYSLAPHVLTLALNKLTSVSLIKSKEEYYTELIALLGPLTLLLLGGPDSITAYSVEDNLLALSRLLNLIITFPLVVWILVRSWKTSSRMILCFAMFVAGIMEYGAKIWALYSVHHESKKMKLPKVVSDEEWDMSSALMNFPKDYSYAEWVESFESRMLFARMNLPKDVPHLEIFFKAYFRFDCLKPHLMDWLKPPVFMRHPGLSINDYSPEEVFLITEMELGFMYDVLYTKAPVLQTTAGITLRIISNFSLLLALGGFMRLFFKEHLRDPHVIYTFVLLIGTVLLETYQLFKLFCSDWAIIKLYAKYHEKPMVLKLLKSLVKRSLKKERWSNAIPQFNFLDFCLSDEQPWLFGIIKLSDMANKLSKYFATHSVPFPLYLKEILLEDMKKIETKSNCRPFTKRGQWTLGIHESLDKLKWSIVMAFDRSVIVWHIATQICNYSCPEDSIRNKASKLISDYMMFLLVQHPHILSLTPAAADITFSHAYTKFMKFLNRIPQHQRGKGKVLEVLSGPERVQESDSERSLESVITRGWNVLEEAQKLARELGHSTDTWELICCVWVEMLCFAAYNCQQYQHTELVRRGGEIITQVWLLLSHTTDKLNIAKYMDRDIEI from the coding sequence ATGCTGTGTCTCTGGGAGGAGTGGAGCATTCAAGTTTTTGTACTACTCGGCTTGATTTTCCAGATGGTTCCTGCTGTATTAGGAAGCCGCAGAAAAATCTCAAGTGCCAAGACAATCAGAATCGTTATTTGGGCAACTTATTCGCTTGCCCCTCATGTCTTGACGCTTGCGCTCAACAAGCTCACGAGCGTCAGCCTTATCAAGTCCAAGGAAGAGTACTACACCGAACTAATAGCACTGTTGGGGCCGTTAACTCTACTGCTGCTGGGGGGCCCAGATAGTATCACGGCATATTCAGTGGAAGACAACCTGCTTGCCTTGAGCCGCTTATTGAACCTCATCATCACATTTCCTTTGGTAGTGTGGATCCTAGTGCGAAGTTGGAAGACCTCCAGCCGGATGATTCTGTGCTTTGCCATGTTTGTTGCTGGGATTATGGAGTATGGAGCAAAAATTTGGGCACTCTATTCTGTGCATCACGAGAGCAAGAAGATGAAGCTCCCTAAAGTTGTTTCTGATGAAGAATGGGACATGTCATCTGCATTGATGAACTTCCCTAAAGATTATTCCTATGCAGAATGGGTAGAGTCCTTTGAATCACGCATGCTCTTTGCACGGATGAACTTACCTAAAGATGTTCCCCATCTGGAGATTTTCTTTAAGGCTTACTTTCGGTTTGATTGCTTAAAGCCTCACCTTATGGACTGGCTGAAGCCCCCTGTCTTCATGCGGCATCCTGGTTTGTCGATCAATGACTACAGCCCTGAAGAAGTATTCTTGATAACCGAAATGGAACTTGGGTTCATGTATGATGTCCTCTACACTAAAGCGCCAGTTCTTCAAACCACAGCTGGGATCACACTCCGCATCATCAGTAATTTCAGTTTGCTGTTGGCCTTAGGCGGATTCATGAGGCTTTTCTTTAAGGAACACTTGAGAGATCCGCACGTTATCTACACATTTGTGCTGCTGATAGGAACCGTGCTTCTGGAAACTTATCAGTTGTTCAAGCTATTCTGTTCAGATTGGGCGATTATTAAGTTGTATGCTAAGTACCATGAGAAACCAATGGTCTTGAAGCTTTTGAAATCTCTTGTCAAGCGATCTCTGAAGAAGGAAAGGTGGTCTAACGCAATTCCGCAATTTAATTTTCTGGATTTCTGTCTATCTGATGAACAGCCATGGCTCTTCGGAATCATCAAACTCTCCGACATGGCCAACAAGTTGAGCAAATATTTCGCAACACATTCTGTCCCATTTCCCCTTTACTTGAAAGAGATATTGCTTGAAGACATGAAAAAGATTGAAACAAAGAGTAACTGTCGACCCTTCACGAAAAGAGGTCAATGGACGCTTGGCATTCACGAGTCTCTGGATAAGCTCAAATGGAGTATCGTGATGGCATTTGATAGAAGCGTCATCGTATGGCACATTGCTACCCAAATCTGCAACTACTCGTGCCCCGAAGATTCAATCCGTAACAAGGCAAGCAAACTGATATCAGATTACATGATGTTCCTTCTGGTACAACATCCTCACATACTCTCTTTGACACCGGCGGCGGCGGATATCACTTTCAGTCACGCCTACACAAAGTTCATGAAGTTCCTGAACAGAATCCCCCAACATCAGCGCGGCAAAGGGAAAGTCCTGGAAGTTCTATCGGGGCCTGAGCGCGTGCAAGAAAGTGACTCCGAGAGGAGCCTCGAATCAGTAATCACTAGAGGGTGGAATGTCCTTGAGGAAGCGCAGAAACTCGCGAGAGAGCTGGGACATAGTACAGATACATGGGAGCTCATCTGCTGCGTTTGGGTTGAGATGCTGTGCTTCGCGGCGTACAATTGCCAGCAATACCAGCACACGGAGCTGGTGAGGCGGGGCGGAGAAATCATCACTCAGGTGTGGCTCCTCCTTTCTCACACGACGGACAAGCTCAACATCGCTAAGTATATGGATCGGGACATAGAGATTTAA